A single region of the Salvia miltiorrhiza cultivar Shanhuang (shh) chromosome 8, IMPLAD_Smil_shh, whole genome shotgun sequence genome encodes:
- the LOC130998543 gene encoding uncharacterized protein LOC130998543 yields MTLAGEARKLQLSELEELRLEAYDNAVLYKERTRRIHDAKIRKKEFWVGQKVLLFNSRFKMMAGKLRSKWSGPFVIKEIFSNGSIEVYDHNGVDTFVVNGHRLKPNHELAEVEKEKEECHLLDPVYE; encoded by the coding sequence atgaccctagctgggGAAGCGAGGAAGTTGCAGCTAAGTGAGTTGGAAGagcttcggttggaggcttacgacaatgcggtgctctataagGAGCGGACTAggaggatccatgatgccaagatcagaaAAAAGGAATTTTGGGTGGGGCAAAAAGTCCTACTTTTCAATTcgcgcttcaagatgatggctgggaaacTTCGTTCAAAATGGTCGGGACCGTTCGTGATCAAAGAGATTTTTTCAAATGGGAGCATAGAAGtgtatgatcacaatggagttgatacgtttgTAGTGAATGGGCATCGCTTAAAGCCCAACCATGAACTTGCTGAagtggagaaagagaaggaggaatgccaccTCCTCGATCCTGTGTACGAGTAA
- the LOC130998544 gene encoding uncharacterized protein LOC130998544, which produces MAKPKGGTGSGNTQPPKGKTTKPPPPKRSTSRTTSEETSTKVTEDPLLTIQPEDRGRTEVLQQEEQEIARVAAESKQPKKPEEKEPKLTPPTKKSKKAQTGKATPARSIIAPPLVQAQPQPQIPETSMQEGKPLPRIRKKKKNKRRRKRRRLKKERELRPFKRRRWKSRHHKEEGSKGSSMLRSLHCPLRPDQHRQAVRPELKANRAGDRGNLL; this is translated from the coding sequence ATGGCAAAACCCAAGGGAGGGACGGGCTCAGGAAACACCCAACCACCAAAGGGGAAGACTACCAAACCCCCACCACCGAAGCGATCTACAAGTCGAACCACCTCAGAGGAGACCTCTACTAAGGTCACTGAAGACCCCTTGCTAACTATTCAGCCCGAGGACAGAGGACGTACTGAAGTCCTACAGCAAGAGGAACAGGAGATTGCAAGAGTAGCCGCCGAGTCAAAACAACCGAAGAAGCCGGAAGAAAAGGAGCCTAAACTCACGCCTCCTACAAAGAAATCGAAGAAAGCCCAGACGGGCAAGGCAACTCCAGCGCGATCCATTATCGCACCACCACTTGTTCAAGCCCAACCTCAACCGCAAATTCCCGAGACCTCCATGCAGGAGGGAAAACCGCTTCCGAGGAtacggaagaagaagaagaacaagagaAGGCGGAAGAGGAGGAGGCTGAAGAAGGAGAGGGAGTTGAGGCCATTCAAGAGGAGGAGGTGGAAGTCCCGACACCACAAGGAGGAGGGGTCAAAAGGAAGCTCGATGTTGCGAAGCCTCCACTGCCCGTTAAGGCCAGACCAGCACCGGCAGGCAGTAAGACCAGAACTAAAGGCGAATAGAGCCGGAGATAGAGGAAACCTACTGTAG